Proteins encoded together in one Jaculus jaculus isolate mJacJac1 chromosome 7, mJacJac1.mat.Y.cur, whole genome shotgun sequence window:
- the LOC105944427 gene encoding LOW QUALITY PROTEIN: eukaryotic translation initiation factor 4 gamma 2-like (The sequence of the model RefSeq protein was modified relative to this genomic sequence to represent the inferred CDS: inserted 1 base in 1 codon), whose product MASSELELYGGGGGGGGGDSSEFFISTPPPLPTPSITIILLKILRCQAAKVESVRVGGASRFSASPGEGGSRGAPQHYPKTAGNSEFLGKTPGQNAQKWIPARSTRRDDNSTANNSANEKEQHDAIFRKVRGILNKLTPEKFDKLCLELLNVGVESKLILKGVILLIVDKALEEPKYSSLYAQLCLRLAEDAPNFDGPAAEGQPGQKQSTTFRRLLISKLQDEFENRTRNVDVYDKRENPLLPEEEEQRAIAKIKMLGNIKFIGELGKLDLIHESILNKCIKTLLEKKKRVQLKDMGEDLECLCQIMRTVGPRLDHERAKSLMDQYFARMCSLMLSKELPARIRFLLQDTVELREHHWVPRKAFLDNGPKTIDQIRQDAVKDLGVFIPAPMAQGMRSGGFFLEEPFMPPRMKMDRDPLGGLADMFGQMPGSGIGTGPGVIQDRFSPTMGRHRSNQLFNGHGGHIMTPTQSQFGEMRGKFMKSQGLSQLYHNQSQGLLSQLQGQSKDMPPWFSKKGQLNADEISLRPAQSFLMNKNQVPKLQPQIIMIPPSAQPPCTQTPPLGQTPQLGLKTNPPLIQEKPAKTSKKPPPSKEELLKLTETVVTEYLNSGNANEAVSNVREMRAPKHFLPEMLSKVIILSLDRSDEDKEKASSLISLLKQEGIATSDNFMQAFLNVLDQCPKLEVDIPLVKSYLAQFAAHAIISELVSISELAQPLESGTHFPLFLLCLQQLAKLQDREWLTELFQQSKVNMQKMLPEIDQNKDRMLEILEGKGLSFLFPLLKLEKELLKQIKLDPSPQTIYKWIKDNISPILHVDKGFVNILMTSFLQYFSSEVNPPSDETDSXSAPSKEQLEQEKQLLLSFKPVMQKFLHDHVDLQVSALYALQVHCFNSNFPKGMLLRFFVHFYDMEIIEEEAFLAWKEDITQEFPGKRKALFQVNQWLTWLETVEEEESEEEAD is encoded by the exons atgGCCAGCAGCGAGCTGGAGCTCTatggaggcggcggcggcggcggcggcggggactCCTCTGA GTTTTTCATTTCAaccccccctccccttcccacccCATCCATTACTATTATTCTTTTGAAGATTCTTCGTTGTCAAGCCGCCAAAGTGGAGAGTGTGAGAGTGGGGGGTGCTTCTCGTTTCAGTGCTTCTCCGGgcgaaggaggaagtaggggtgCACCTCAGCACTATCCCAAGACTGCTGGCAACAGCGAGTTCCTGGGGAAAACCCCAGGGCAAAACGCTCAGAAGTGGATTCCTGCACGAAGCACTAGACGAGATGACAACTCCACAGCAAACAACTCCGCAAATGAAAAAGAACAACATGATGCAATCTTCAGGAAAGTAAGAGGCATACTAAATAAGCTTACTCCTGAAAAGTTTGACAAGCTATGCCTTGAGCTCCTCAATGTGGGTGTAGAGTCTAAACTCATCCTTAAAGGGGTCATACTGCTGATTGTGGACAAAGCCCTAGAAGAGCCAAAGTATAGCTCACTGTACGCTCAGCTATGTCTGCGATTGGCAGAAGATGCACCAAACTTTGATGGCCCAGCCGCAGAGGGTCAGCCAGGACAGAAGCAAAGCACAACATTCAGACGCCTCCTAATTTCCAAATTACAAGATGAATTTGAAAACCGAACCAGAAATGTTGATGTCTATGATAAGCGTGAAAATCCCCTTCTCCCTGAGGAGGAGGAACAGAGAGCCATTGCTAAGATCAAGATGTTGGGGAACATCAAATTCATTGGAGAACTTGGCAAGCTTGATCTTATTCATGAATCTATCCTTAATAAGTGCATCAAAACacttttggaaaagaagaagagagtgcAACTCAAAGATATGGGAGAGGATTTGGAGTGCCTCTGTCAGATAATGAGAACAGTGGGACCTAGATTAGACCATGAACGAGCCAAGTCCTTAATGGATCAGTACTTTGCCAGAATGTGTTCCTTGATGTTAAGTAAGGAATTGCCAGCGAGGATTCGTTTCCTGCTGCAGGATACCGTAGAGTTGCGAGAACACCATTGGGTTCCTCGCAAGGCTTTTCTTGACAATGGACCAAAGACGATCGATCAAATCCGGCAAGATGCAGTCAAAGATCTAGGAGTGTTTATTCCTGCTCCTATGGCTCAAGGGATGAGAAGTGGTGGCTTCTTTCTGGAGGAACCGTTTATGCCACCAAGGATGAAAATGGATAGGGATCCACTTGGAGGACTTGCTGATATGTTTGGACAAATGCCAGGTAGCGGAATTGGTACTGGTCCAGGAGTTATCCAGGATAGATTTTCACCCACCATGGGACGTCATCGTTCAAATCAGCTCTTCAATGGCCATGGGGGACACATCATGACTCCCACACAATCGCAGTTTGGAGAGATGAGGGGCAAGTTTATGAAAAGCCAGGGGCTAAGCCAGCTCTACCATAACCAGAGTCAGGGACTCTTATCCCAGCTGCAAGGACAGTCGAAGGATATGCCACCTTGGTTTTCTAAGAAAGGACAGCTTAATGCAGATGAGATTAGCTTGAGGCCTGCTCAGTCGTTCCTGATGAATAAAAATCAAGTGCCAAAGCTTCAACCCCAGATAATTATGATTCCTCCCAGTGCACAGCCACCATGCACTCAAACACCACCTCTGGGACAGACACCTCAGCTTGGTCTCAAAACTAATCCACCACTTATTCAGGAAAAGCCTGCCAAGACTAGCAAAAAGCCACCACCATCAAAGGAAGAACTTCTCAAACTAACTGAAACTGTTGTCACAGAGTATCTGAATAGTGGAAACGCAAATGAGGCCGTCAGCAATGTGAGAGAAATGAGAGCTCCTAAACACTTTCTTCCAGAGATGTTAAGCAAAGTGATCATCCTGTCACTAGATAGAAGTgatgaagataaagaaaaagcaaGCTCTTTGATCAGTTTACTTAAGCAGGAAGGGATAGCCACAAGTGACAACTTCATGCAGGCTTTCCTGAATGTATTGGACCAGTGCCCCAAACTGGAGGTTGACATCCCCTTGGTGAAATCATATTTAGCCCAGTTTgcagctcatgccatcatttcagAGCTGGTGAGCATCTCAGAACTGGCTCAACCCCTGGAGAGTGGCAcccatttccctctcttcttACTTTGTCTTCAGCAACTCGCTAAACTACAAGATCGAGAATGGTTAACTGAACTTTTTCAACAAAGCAAGGTCAATATGCAGAAAATGCTCCCAGAAATTGATCAGAATAAAGACCGCATGTTGGAGATTTTGGAAGGAAAGGGACTGAGTTTCTTATTCCCACTCCTCAAATTGGAGAAGGAACTGTTGAAGCAAATTAAGTTGGATCCATCCCCTCAAACTAtatataaatggattaaagataaCATCTCTCCCATACTTCATGTAGATAAAGGATTTGTGAACATCTTAATGACCAGCTTCTTACAATATTTTTCTAGTGAAGTAAACCCACCCAGTGATGAAACAGATT TCTCTGCTCCTTCCAAAGAACAGTTAGAGCAGGAAAAACAACTGCTGCTTTCTTTCAAGCCAGTGATGCAGAAATTTCTTCATGATCATGTTGATCTACAAGTCAGTGCCCTATATGCTCTGCAAGTGCACTGTTTCAACAGCAACTTTCCAAAAGGCATGTTACTTCGCTTTTTCGTTCACTTCTACGATATGGAAATTATCGAGGAAGAAGCTTTCTTGGCTTGGAAAGAAGACATAACTCAAGAATTTCCAGGAAAACGCAAGGCTTTGTTCCAGGTGAATCAGTGGCTAACCTGGCTAGAAACTGTTGAAGAAGAAGAATCAGAGGAAGAAGCTGACTAA